The following is a genomic window from Aquificota bacterium.
TCCGCCTTTACTCTTATCTCCTCAGCACCTTCTATAATTTCAAGGCCAGCTATTCCTGTAGGGGCTGGTATGGGGGCTGTTTCTTTCTTTTTTGTAAGCCTTTTCAGCAACATCAACATAGCTATACTAAATACAATAACAAGAAAGGCGAGCAAAGCTAGTTTTATGTATTTTTCATAATCAGGTGCGGGCTTTTCAGGCACAGGCCTTTGGAAGGGTATGGCTTCAACTGTAATGGTATCGCCCCTTTGTTGATTTATGCCTGCAGAAGCTACAACTATCCTTTTTATCTTTTCCATATCAAGGTTCTTTATGTTGGCATCAACTAACACGCCTATGCTCAACCGCTTAACCTTTATAAGCGGATCAATGGTATAAACTTCCTTTTTGCTCACCTCATAGTTTGTTATAGTCTCGCTTTTTTCTGTGATAACCTGCCCTCCGCCAGCCACAGCACCCGCTCCTGGTGGTATGTTGGCCTGAGCACCAGGCACACCACCCATACCACCACCCATAGTTCTTTCCTTCTTCTTCTGCTGGCTTACTATTGCTGTCATATCTGGGTCATACACTTCTTCCTTTTGTTCCCTTTTTGTAAAGTCAAGGTCTGCAGAGACCTTAACCCTCACAGAGCCAGGCCCAAGCACATCTTCCAACGCCTTTTGGATTTCCTTCTCAAGCCTTCTTTCAAACTCCAGTTTTAGTTTTAATTCCTTATTACTTATAGTTTCTTCTTCATCCAAAAGGGCCGTAAGGTCTCTTCCAAGGTTGTCTACCACTACAACCCTTTGAGGTTTTAGCTTTGGGACGCTTGCGGAAACCAAATTTCTTATTGCTTTTACCTGTTCTGGAGTAAGCTCATGGCCAGGCTTTAGCTTTATAAACACACTGGCGGTAGGCTCCTCCTCTTCTCTTACAAAAATAGACTTTTGGGGCATGCCTATGTTTACCCTTACATCTTCCACTCCTTCCATTCTGAGGATAGTCCTTGCCAGTTCACCCTCCACAGCCCTTTTGAAGTTCACTTGATTTTGAAAATCGGAAACACCTATATTATTTTTGTCAAAGACTTCATAACCAACTATGCCTTTACTGGGAATGCCCTTTGCAGCAAGCTTAAGCCTTATGTCCCTTGCCTGGCTTTCTGGCACCAATATACTTCTTCCGTCTTGGCCTACCTTATAACTCACACCTTCTTTGTCAAGTTCTGCCATAATGGCGGACATATCCTCTTGAGAAAGGCCTGCGTAAAGGGTGGTATAGCTTGGCTTTGTGGCAAGGGTTGCTATTAGGATAAGAAGGACAAGGGCAAGGGTGGGAATGCCAACCACAAGAAGTTTTTGAGTAAGTGGAAGGCTTGTAAATTTATCCCTTAGGGTGTTTATTACCTCCCTAATTTCGGCCATACCTTATACCTGCATTCTGTTTAGTTCTTGGTAGGCCTCAAGTAGCTTGTTCCTCACTTGAATAAGTAAATTTAAAGCTACGCTTGCCTTTTCAAATTCAATGACCATCTGATGTAGTGGAATATCTGCACCTTTTAAAACAGCTTCCCTTATTGCCTTTGCCTTTTGTTGTTCTTGGTTTACCCAGTGTAAAAACTTACCAAGCTCTTTTAAGAAATCTCCCCCTTCTGCCTTTTTTGGATCAAACTTCTCTCTTAAAAAGCCGTCTATTTGCCTTATCTCCATAGCTCTAAGGTCCTTTGGGCCATTTCTCTTGTTGTTTTAAAGGCGTTTAGGTTTGCCTCATAGCTTCTCATGGCTGAGATCATATCAGCCATCTCCTTTACAAGCTCCACGTTGGGGTATCTCACAA
Proteins encoded in this region:
- the fliF gene encoding flagellar M-ring protein FliF; its protein translation is MAEIREVINTLRDKFTSLPLTQKLLVVGIPTLALVLLILIATLATKPSYTTLYAGLSQEDMSAIMAELDKEGVSYKVGQDGRSILVPESQARDIRLKLAAKGIPSKGIVGYEVFDKNNIGVSDFQNQVNFKRAVEGELARTILRMEGVEDVRVNIGMPQKSIFVREEEEPTASVFIKLKPGHELTPEQVKAIRNLVSASVPKLKPQRVVVVDNLGRDLTALLDEEETISNKELKLKLEFERRLEKEIQKALEDVLGPGSVRVKVSADLDFTKREQKEEVYDPDMTAIVSQQKKKERTMGGGMGGVPGAQANIPPGAGAVAGGGQVITEKSETITNYEVSKKEVYTIDPLIKVKRLSIGVLVDANIKNLDMEKIKRIVVASAGINQQRGDTITVEAIPFQRPVPEKPAPDYEKYIKLALLAFLVIVFSIAMLMLLKRLTKKKETAPIPAPTGIAGLEIIEGAEEIRVKAEKVEAVETIVKAAKEEPDKVAKILKKWLKSKG
- the fliE gene encoding flagellar hook-basal body complex protein FliE; its protein translation is MEIRQIDGFLREKFDPKKAEGGDFLKELGKFLHWVNQEQQKAKAIREAVLKGADIPLHQMVIEFEKASVALNLLIQVRNKLLEAYQELNRMQV